TCAGCATCGATAAGAGCAAGCTGTGCTTCCGCTGCGGCAATGTCCTGCTCCCACGAAGCCGCCGGACGCGGCTTGCGGTTCGGACTGGCTGGGGCGGATGGGGATGCTTCTGCCCGCCCGCTTACAGAGCGGGGCTTGCCGGTGCCTCCCCCGGAAGATTCCGGCTGCGTGGCCTCTTGCCGCTGGGCGGCTTCGGCATGTTCGGCCAGCTTTTCCTTATAATACTCGTAGTTACCCGAGAAGGAGGAGAAGCGTCCGCCGTCAATATGCCAGAGCTTGCCGAAGCAGCGGTTGATGAAGTAACGGTCATGGGATACCGCCAGCACGGTGCCGGGGAACTCCTCCAACGCTTCCTCCAGCGCTTCACGGGAATCGATATCCAGATGGTTGGTCGGCTCATCCAGAATCAGCAGGTTCGGCCTCTTGTGCATCAGGATCGCGAAGCGCAGACGGGTCCATTCTCCTCCTGAGAGGTTAGTGATGCTCTTGAAGACATCGCTGCCGTAGAAGAGAAAGCGTGCCAGCTGGCCGCGGGCTTCGCCTTCTTCAAGTCCGGCCTCCTCGCGGAAATACCGCAGCACGGAGTGGCCGCCCTCCTCCGGCACAGCTTCCTGGGCCAGATAACCGACCACGGCTCTGGAAGCAAGGGTACAGCTCCCGCTGTCCGGTGTTTCCTGGCCGAGGATGATCTTCAGCAGGGTGCTTTTGCCTGCTCCGTTGCCGCCGATTAGTGCGGTGGTCTCGCCGTATCGCAGAATATCGCTGGCGGCCGAGAAGAGCCTGCGCTCCCCGTAAGACTTGCTGATCCGGTCAAGGATGACGACCTGGTTGCCGGTCCGATCCTCCTGCTGGAGCTGCAGATCCATGGACTTCCGCTCCAGAACCGGACGTTTGACTCTGACCATCCGGTCCAGTGCCTTCTGCATGGAAGCTGCCCGGCGGGGGAACGAAACGTTCTGCGGATTCAGCTTTCCCCATTCAATCAACCGCTTGATACTCTCCTGCATCTGCTTGATCTTCTTCTGCTGCTCCTGATAATCGGCGAACTGCTGAAGGAGCCGTGCTTCCTTCTCTACCTGATAGCCGCTGTAGTTCGTATGGAAGGTGAAAGCCTCCCCGTCTTCAATCTCAATGACCTTCTTCACCACGGCATCCAGGAAATAACGGTCATGGGAGATTGCCAGAACCGTGCCATCATAGCTCTGGAGGAACTTCTCCAGCCACTCGATAGCCTCCATGTCCAGATGGTTGGTCGGCTCATCGAGCAGCAGGATGTCGGGACGGCGCAACAGCAGCTCGGCCAGCCCTACCTTGGTCTTCTCTCCGCCGGAGAGGGAGGAGAAGCGGCGGTCGTACTGCTCCGTTCCAATCCCCAGCCCTGAGGCTACACGCTGGATCGAGGCTTCCAGCTCATAGCCGCCTGCCGCCTCGAACTTCTCCTGCAGGGTGCCGTATTCCTTAAGCAGCCGGTTCCAGGCCTGCTCGTCTTCGCCCGCACCGGAGGATGACATCTCCTGCTCCAGCTCCCGCAGGCGGCGCTGCCAGCCGAGCTGCTCCGCGAAGCTGCGCTGAAGGACGGCGTAGACCGTCTCGTTGTCGTTCACTTCCTGAATCTGGGCAAGCAGACCGATGACGCTGCCCCGGCGGATAGCGAGCTGTCCTTGATCCGGGCGTTCCTCCCCGCTCAGCAGGTGGAAGAGGGTGGTTTTGCCGCAGCCGTTGCGGCCGATCAGGCCGATTTTTTCGCCTTGGCGGATATCGAAGGTGACATCGCTCAGGACGAGCTGGGCACCGTGGTATTTTTGGATATTTTGACATGAGATAATCATCGTTAGGCTCCTTTTATTAGAATGCTCTCTGCTCCGCCGCTTCTGGTTATCCGAATTATCCGGTCAAAAGTACATAAAAAGGCCGCAGGGAAATTTCCCTGCGGCCTGAGAATTCTTCGGGTTAAGACATCCGTTGAAGTGTAGGCGAGAAAGGCATTTCACAATGTTGTAGTGTTATTAAGTTCGTGTAAATGGACAGACTTCTCCCGTTGTCCGATTTTACATGAACGATGCCCGCCATAATATTAATCAGCCGGCTGCTAACACTGTTGGTCCGATTGTGATCCATTCTCCTACACCTCCTTTTTGATAAATTTAAAGCTAGTGTAACCAAAAATCCCGGAATAAGCAAGGAGAATTGTTCCCGCCCAGACATAAATGAATGCTTCTGTAAGTAGTATGGAGTGTGGCGAAGGGGCGGTGCCCTTATAACGGCTGCGGGAAAAGAGGAGAGCTATGGCGATTTTTAACGGATTGCTGGGCAATGCAACTCAGGTGGAGCTGGGGGAGGTGCAGCGGGAATACGGACGGATTCTGGCTCCGAATGAAAAGATTGAGCGCGCATATAAGCTGGTCCGGGACATGTTTATTTTCACAGACAAGCGGCTGATTCTTGTAGACAAGCAGGGCATGACCGGCAAGAAAACCGAATACCACTCCGTTCCTTACAAAAGCATCACTCATTATTCCGTGGAGACGGCGGGGCATTTCGACCTGGATGCGGAGCTGTGCCTGTATATCTCGGGCGCGGGGCTTCCGCTGAAGAAAACCTTCAACAAATCGGTCGATATCTATGAAGTGCAGGCTGTGCTGTCGCAATATATCCTGAAATAAGGGGGGCGCACAGACAGGGCGTACTATGGCTGTAGTCTGCTGCAGCTCTATATAACAGACGGATAGAAGGAATGGCAGGCCCGGGCCTGCTTCCATCCTGAAATTTGTGCATGGCTCACAAAATAAGCGGCAGCAAATGTACGGTCCTGCGGAAGTCGTTGACAGGGGTTCCGGGCCTGCTGTTAAATGACACTAACTTAAGCGGCAGGGAGGGGGGCGGGATATGAGAAGAGGACCTGTAATCGGAACGAAAACGATGGTGGTCAGCCCGCACTATCTGGCCTCGGCAGCGGGCGCGCAAGTTTTGGCCAAAGGCGGCAACGCCTATGATGCGGCCGTTGCAGTCAGCGCGGCGCTGGCTGTAGTCTACCCGCATATGACCGGGCTCGGCGGCGACGCCTTCTGGCTGGGGTACAGCGCCAGCGAAGGGCGCGTGCGGGCTTACAACGGCAGCGGACGCTCGGGCTACGCCGTCCGCCGGGACTGTTATGCCGGAGAGGAGGCCATCCCCCGGCGGGGTGTGCGCAGCGCCATTACGGTGCCCGGAATGGCGGATAGCTGGTCAGCCGTCCAGCGGGAGTATGGACGGCTGACCCTGGCCGAGGTGCTGGAGCCGGCTATCGGCTACAGCGCCGGGGGCTTTCCGCTGTCGCCGGATCAGCATGGCGGCAGCGTTCTGGCTGGAGCCGCGCTGTCGCCTGAAGCGGCGGCGGTGTATCTTCCCGGCGGCCAAATTCCGGCGGCGGGAGAGCGGTTTGTGCAGCGGCAGCTGGCCGGGACGCTGCGGACGCTTGCGGCGGGAGGCCGGGATGCTTTTTATAAAGGGAGCATTGCGAAAGAAATCAGTGATTATATGCAGGCTTCCGGGGGTTATCTGACCCGCGATGATTTCGCGGACCATCAGGGGAGCTGGGAGGAGCCGCTTCAGACTGAATACCATGGGCATACCGTCTATCAGGTTCCGCCGAACTCGCAGGGCTTCACGGCGCTCATGGCGCTTAATATCCTGGAGCATTATAACTTCGCGGAGATCAGGCACGGCTCCTATGAGTATTATCATCTGCTGGTGGAGGCACTGAAGCTGAGTTTCCGTGACCGCGACCAGGTGCTCACCGACCCGTCCTTCCGCAGTATTCCGCTGGACCGTCTGCTGAGTAAGCCCTATGCGGCACAACTCGCGGCGGCGATTTCTCCCCGTAAGGCGCTTGCTCTCAGCAGCGAACCGGTTGGAAGGGATACAGCTTACGCAGCGGTGGTGGATGAAGAGGGCAACGCGGTGTCGTTCATCCAGAGTCTGTATTTCGAATTCGGGTCGGGGGTGGTGGCCGGGAATACGGGAATTCTGCTTCAGAACCGTGGCTCCTTCTTCTCGCTTGATCCCGCCCATGTCAATACGCTGGAGCCGCATAAGCGCACTTTCCACACGCTGATGCCGGCGATGGCCTGCCGGGACGGAAAGCCAGCCTATCTTTAT
This genomic interval from Paenibacillus sp. FSL H8-0332 contains the following:
- a CDS encoding ABC-F family ATP-binding cassette domain-containing protein — encoded protein: MIISCQNIQKYHGAQLVLSDVTFDIRQGEKIGLIGRNGCGKTTLFHLLSGEERPDQGQLAIRRGSVIGLLAQIQEVNDNETVYAVLQRSFAEQLGWQRRLRELEQEMSSSGAGEDEQAWNRLLKEYGTLQEKFEAAGGYELEASIQRVASGLGIGTEQYDRRFSSLSGGEKTKVGLAELLLRRPDILLLDEPTNHLDMEAIEWLEKFLQSYDGTVLAISHDRYFLDAVVKKVIEIEDGEAFTFHTNYSGYQVEKEARLLQQFADYQEQQKKIKQMQESIKRLIEWGKLNPQNVSFPRRAASMQKALDRMVRVKRPVLERKSMDLQLQQEDRTGNQVVILDRISKSYGERRLFSAASDILRYGETTALIGGNGAGKSTLLKIILGQETPDSGSCTLASRAVVGYLAQEAVPEEGGHSVLRYFREEAGLEEGEARGQLARFLFYGSDVFKSITNLSGGEWTRLRFAILMHKRPNLLILDEPTNHLDIDSREALEEALEEFPGTVLAVSHDRYFINRCFGKLWHIDGGRFSSFSGNYEYYKEKLAEHAEAAQRQEATQPESSGGGTGKPRSVSGRAEASPSAPASPNRKPRPAASWEQDIAAAEAQLALIDAEMLDPQLSSNAEKLAELQGMRDAAQQKLDEMYSGWLSEAEM
- a CDS encoding PH domain-containing protein, with the protein product MAIFNGLLGNATQVELGEVQREYGRILAPNEKIERAYKLVRDMFIFTDKRLILVDKQGMTGKKTEYHSVPYKSITHYSVETAGHFDLDAELCLYISGAGLPLKKTFNKSVDIYEVQAVLSQYILK
- the ggt gene encoding gamma-glutamyltransferase; translation: MRRGPVIGTKTMVVSPHYLASAAGAQVLAKGGNAYDAAVAVSAALAVVYPHMTGLGGDAFWLGYSASEGRVRAYNGSGRSGYAVRRDCYAGEEAIPRRGVRSAITVPGMADSWSAVQREYGRLTLAEVLEPAIGYSAGGFPLSPDQHGGSVLAGAALSPEAAAVYLPGGQIPAAGERFVQRQLAGTLRTLAAGGRDAFYKGSIAKEISDYMQASGGYLTRDDFADHQGSWEEPLQTEYHGHTVYQVPPNSQGFTALMALNILEHYNFAEIRHGSYEYYHLLVEALKLSFRDRDQVLTDPSFRSIPLDRLLSKPYAAQLAAAISPRKALALSSEPVGRDTAYAAVVDEEGNAVSFIQSLYFEFGSGVVAGNTGILLQNRGSFFSLDPAHVNTLEPHKRTFHTLMPAMACRDGKPAYLYGTQGGEGQPQTQTLLLTRMLHYGMDPQTAVSEPRFVWGRTWGEPTQELRIENRVAEAVRAELAEAGHLVREAQSYDGVMGHAHAISIDSNGYRSGGTDPRSDGAAIGW